A stretch of the Luteimonas sp. JM171 genome encodes the following:
- a CDS encoding cell wall hydrolase, giving the protein MTLGWILWFASLMPQPAADSVCLGTTVYLEARNQSLRGQQAVAEVALRRQESGLWGDSMCEVVTARKQFAPGIVSHRMRLRNHDALARAMTVAVESERNWALPADRRREVVPGASHFMAHAIAAPAWRNAYQVAVIDDHTFLRVQNLKPRRETPSDA; this is encoded by the coding sequence ATGACACTGGGCTGGATCCTGTGGTTCGCCTCGCTGATGCCGCAGCCGGCCGCCGATTCGGTGTGCCTGGGCACCACCGTGTACCTGGAAGCCCGCAACCAGTCGCTGCGCGGCCAGCAGGCCGTGGCCGAGGTGGCCCTGCGCCGCCAGGAAAGCGGCCTGTGGGGCGATTCGATGTGCGAGGTCGTGACCGCACGCAAGCAGTTCGCGCCGGGGATCGTTTCCCACCGCATGCGCCTGCGCAACCACGACGCCCTCGCCCGGGCGATGACGGTGGCCGTGGAGTCGGAGCGCAACTGGGCGCTGCCGGCCGACCGGCGCCGCGAGGTGGTTCCGGGCGCCAGCCACTTCATGGCCCACGCCATCGCCGCGCCGGCCTGGCGCAACGCCTACCAGGTGGCGGTGATCGACGACCACACCTTCCTGCGCGTGCAGAACCTCAAGCCGCGCCGCGAGACCCCGTCGGACGCCTGA